The Lactuca sativa cultivar Salinas chromosome 2, Lsat_Salinas_v11, whole genome shotgun sequence genome includes the window TATGCATAAACCTCATAAGTCTCATTTAAATGTTGCTTTTAGATTGTTACAATACTTAAAAGATTGTCCTAGAAAAGGTGTTTTGTTTTCTAAGTCAAATTCTTTTAATCTTGTTGGCTATGTGGATGTTGATTGGGCTAAGTGCCTATCAACAAGAATGTCTATTACTAGTTATTTGGCATATTTCGGTTATTCTATGGTTTCTTGGAAAAGTAAGAAACAAAGTACAGTGTCTAGATCTTCTAATGAGTCTGAATAATGTGCTTTGGGTTCTATCACTTGTGAAATTTTAtggattttaaaatttttgaatgaTCTTGGTCATAAAAGATTTAACTCCTGTTAAattattttgtgataatgaatctACAATAAAGTTAGGGTTAAACCCTATTTTTCATGAAAGAACTAAACATTTCAAGATATATGTTgattttgtaaaagaaaaaattgaaaatggaATTGTAAAAGTTATTAAAATTGATTCTTTGATTCAGAATGATGATATTTTGACTAAATCTCTAACTTCTTTACAACACGATTTTTTGTCAAAAGACTTGGGCTTATGAATATGTTTGCATGTAAGTGATTTTTTGTTGTCTCAGATGATAAGTTTGAGAGGGGGTATTGGAAATATTTATCTAAAAATGGAAACTTATCATTTTGGGTTTGtgagtattaaatatatgttgcaGGGTATTTTCTGTAACTTTATTATATTTGTGGGGTTGCTTGTgtatgttttatacaggtgttttGTGTTCGCGAGTTTGTCGATCCAAACACGATCCACGGGTTGATATCTAGCATCAGGTATTTAATGTTCAAATGCAACTCATTTCATTCAGAACTCAAGTTTAGTCTGATAGATAATCTCTCGTTTCACTCTTCGTCTCTACATTAGGGGTTTAATATTAAGGTTTCGTAGTTAGGTTTCTTTTGTGTAGATTCTTTTCTTGTAATCATCTGAGTGTTGAGTGTGGATTGTAGTGAAGATTTTTCTCTGTATTTGTTTGATGAAAACCGACCGTTTCATAATGAATGAAATGTTGATGTTGGGAATGTGTTGAGGTCTTGAGTTTATATTTTGTTACACTTTTGATTAAGGTTATCAAGATTAGGATCCTACATAAAATCATTTTTAAGTTTGCAAGATTAGAATCCTAAGCTCCTAcaaaaaatgacataaaagatAATTGAttgtatataatttttattttcaatatttcATAGTTAAATAGCTCAAAAACATAAATGATCATATAATAGGTTATGTCATGGTTAAATAGCTTAAAAGAATACTAAAACTAcaaaaaatgacataaaaactAATAGGTTATATTATGTAATAGGTTATAATACAACATGTCAACAAACCAGATACTCCTTATTTAAGTTGGTAATCATTTATAAATGCAATTGTTCTTACAATAGATAAAACCAAAGCACTTTACATCTACCTACTTAGGCTGGAGGAGTGGTGCCATCGAAACCGCACTCCCTTCATTGCCACATATATGCCACATCATTTTTTACCACAAAATATGGTTCCTTGTCACACCCAAGGAGTGGTGCcacacttgttttttttttttttttttttttttttttttttttttttaataaataaaaactttagttttaattaaaaacatattatttcattaattaaaaattaaactcattaattaaaaataaaactcatATTAAAAAAAttcctaaaaattaaaaaaaaaatcctatgACCCATTTGTTTCATCACTTGAACAAATATAAGTGTTTAAAATAGGAAtaatacaaattaaaaaaaattaaaactatttaaaaaaaattaaaacagcAAAATAAATATTCCTTGGTTTGTCTCATTTGTCGGTTTTGTAGCCCAAGAAAATGTTTAAACGAGCCAAAGTATGAGAAATAATGCAGCAAAAGAGAGAGATTACTGAAAGAGAATGTGCGGTAGTAGGGAGTCGTGGAAGTGGAGAGTAAAAGTGATTTTTACTTCTTTACAAGGGATCTAGGTgcagtttgtttttttgaagccaaaatgtctgcagtctgcggaccacatctgcaagcctctacggcagaagaggtggaccaaatgtctgcagtctgcaataagaagactgtttgtttttaacgtctgcagctattgaaataaattaatttttcaaacttaattccatatcataaacattaaaaatgtattttcagcaaaaagagaaagaaaaaaaaaacaagtggttttttttttttttttttttttttttttttttttttttttttttaggttaAAATGAAGTCTGAAGACCTTTGAAGACAGTGGCTCATGTCTGCGCCAGGAAGACCTCGCGCAGACGTTTTTTGGTCTGCggacttccaaaaaacaaacactctgcGAGGGCATATGTCTGTGCGGCGCAGACAAAAGTGGTTGCGCAActcttcacaaaaaaaaaaacaaacaaccccTTAGTCTCAAACCACACACAAGGGATTGTGTGCCACAAGCTGAGGTGGCAAAATCATGGGTGCTACCGCACCCACTTCCTCCGGTCTTATACCTCAATGTTATACCGTATTGTGACATGTTGCAATTGTTGTTACTTTTGATTTAATTATAGTTTGTTTTAGTTAGATTgaaacaatatatttttttaattgtaataCGATCATTTTAACATTATTAATAtatcaaaattattattattattattattattattattttataaaagaagaATAACAATAATCAAAATTTTTAAATAATGAATTATATAAAATTGTTATTGATAAGAAAGAGAGCACCCATTAAAATTGCTCTAGTAAATTTCATTTTCTGGTGGGGACATTGATTTGGACACTCGTACCCAGAGGTGGTCTTCTAACAGTAATATTCGTCAGCTAGCCGCATTATGTATGCCACGTATATGGATATCACACTACAAGAATCATCCATGTGGGCCCATCTATACCGATCAACACCACTCATCTCGTAGTCTACCAAAACTTCTGGCCCAATCATCTCTTCAATATTTTGAATCCGGATAAAAAATCTCAATACCATAGCTTTTTTATTAATTACTTCATTTTCGATGTACTCATGTTTTAAACTAgcgatattaataaataaaaaagacaAAACTTCATTGATGGTATATGATTGAAAGGTTTTCAATAATggtcttttttatttatttatttaatatgtgTGATATAATTTTTAAGGTTTATGTCATTTTTGTCACttaacttttgttttttttttcatttggtcacttaactatttttaagtttttaaaaggtcatcaaacttttgatttgtactcatttagtcacttaacttttgattTGATCACATTTAGTCACCCAACTTTTAGATttatgctcatttagtcacctaatttttaaaattgtgctcatttagtcattaaacttttaaaaaaaattaaaagtttagtgactaaatgaacacaattttaaaagtttggTGACTAAATATGACCAAAACAAAAGTTAAGTAATTAAATGAGAACAAAGCCAAAAAATTGATaacattttaaaacttaaaaagagttaagtgagcaaatgagcacaaaaccaaagttaagtgaccaaaaatgacctaaaccctaatttttaatttatatcgTGGTTGGTCTTTTatctatataaaatattttttatagcatttttattttatatatatatatatatatatatatatatatatatatatatatatataaactaattttaacataagaaaaatgaaaaagaaataaaaaaacctATATTTGGTcccacttctctctctctctctctgtctctctttctctctccaaaCCCTTTTGTTTTTGTCTCCTCTGAATCCTAATTTGGAAGAAGATTCTCGAATTCAAAAAATTGTTCATTCCACCATTTTCATTATCTTTCACCATTACCACAATATAGATACAACAATAGAAACACAAATCACATAAATGATTTATGATTTCGAAAAAAACCCATATACATTTTTTGATGGTTGGGAGATAAATCAGTTTGCTCCAGGCCTTGCATCCCCTAAACGAATGTTGCAGGTTTGTTTGGAAATGGAACTCATACCCATTGCATCTAAATTCATGTATGAATTGATTCAAAAGGAGGGCTTCTCTTCCGTCAATAAGCAATCTTACGACCCTAAACCTTGTCGAAAACAAGTTTTTTGGTGATATTCCGGTGAACATTAGAAACCTGAAAGCGATATCAGTTCCGAACTTGAGTAGGAATGAATTTTAAGGTAAGATTATGGGAAGCATTGGGAGACTTTACAAACTCAGTACTCTTCATTTGAGTAAACAAAATCTTACTCGAGAGTTACCGTTGGATCTCTTTGGCTTACCTAGTCTCCAAGTGATTGCTTTCAGCCTCCTACTTGGATTGTGGCCTTGGAGATGAACCGGTTGCAGGATTTGGTAGCACCCATGTGTATTGCAACTACTAGATACACAAAAAAATGTATTGCATCCTTCAAGTCTTCCAAGAAATGTATTTAAGGAAACAAACAGACACACACACCTTCAAATTGAcgatgaacatatatatatatatatatatatatatatatatatacacacacactctctctctctctctctctctctagtatCAATTTGAAGTtgtatgtgtatatgtgtgtgttcACTTTGTTCATCCATGGAGAAGCTCTTGAAATCAATATTTTCCAACCTTAACAAAACGCAAAACTCGATTTACAGGTTTATGTTCATTTATGAACATAGATATATTAAATTGATTTGTGCGTTTTTCTAAAAACTCGTTTAAGAAATTGAACGTTTTCATATGTGTGTGCATGTTTATGTTCCAAAATTGATCTCTGTGTCTTCAGAACGTGATTTTTTCAACCGATTTTCAGAAGAAATCAATTTATGGTCATCATTTTCATCATGTATGTTAAAGTGTGTTCATTATGTTTCATAATGAGGTATATACTAGTTTGGTTATTTAACCTCTATCTCGTTTGGCCCAGCCGAACCACTAATACACTTATCAGGCAACCTGAACCTACTACCGCATAAACACGATGTCAAGTCGAAGAAGTGAGAAGTCGAACCATCAGAAAGTAAGAACTTTCATGAATACCGGTTGTCAAGGTCTAGATCGATAAAACCTCGATATTACCAACAAACAGGGTATAAATATCCATTAGAAATCGTAACAGTACACTCTTTCTATCGGAAGTGACTACTGACCGTTCTAGGTATACCCTTTTGTACCTTCAATAAAGGAAGCATTAATGACGACTAGACGGTACTTGCCCCATCCAGCTAAGAAGGACACTTCCGGATAAACTAAGTATAAAGATCGAAAACGAGGATGACACAAGGTACGCATAATCATATACATTTCAAATATTATCGAGAATTCATCTATGTTGGAAGTTAATCCAAATTGCAGCTAAGACTTGGTCATTTTATCTTTCCTGTTTTGTTGGACCTATCTGAATGTGTTTTCAGTATTTTTAGGAGTCAAAATAGTTAGTGGTTAGTTGCTACAAAGTGGTAGATAATGGTCCTAGTTTTATGGAGTTTTTTAGTATTTTATTTGCTCTTGTATTCCGTTTTTTCAAGTCAAGAAATACAGCAGAAAATTTGGCCCAAAGTATCCATGCGGTTGATCCCTGTTCTACTCTCTTCTAGTTTTTCTTCTTCACAGAAATGACAACACTTGGTTTGCTTTcacgtggtatcagagctaacCAGGTTGCTCTCCAGTTTGAAGTTGGTATATGCCAAAATACACCTATGGATGGAAAGAAGCAAGATGGTCAGATTACTCTTCATTACCCGATGTTAGCCAAGAACAACTACACCGCATGGGCCATAAAAATGAAGGTCTTCATGCAAGCCCAAGGAGTTTGGGACGCGGTAGAGCCCTCAGATCCGAAAGTAACTTTGAAAGAGAGGAAGGATAAGATGGCAATGGCTGCCATTTATCAAGGTATCCCGGAAGAGATGTTGTTATCATTGGCGGAAAAGAAATCAGCAAAGGAAGCATGGGAGACATTGAGAACAATGTACTTGGGTGCTGATCGTGTGAAGAATGCTAAGATTCAGACATTGAAGGCAGAATTCGAGTGTCTAATGATGAAGGAGACATGGTGTATTGATGATTTTGCAATGAAGTTGAACAACATTGTAAACAACATCAGAGCCTTGGGAGAAACAATAGAAGAGTCATATGTGGTTAAGAAATTCCTAAGAGCAGTCCCTGCGAAATTCTTACACATAGCTTCTACTATTGAGCAATTTGGTGATCTCGACACTATGTTGGTTGAAGAGGTGGTAGGAAGACTTAAAGCTCATGAGGAGCGTGTTCACGGGCAAGTTGATAACGTCTCTACCCAGCTACTCCTGACTCAAGAGGAATGGAAATCAAGAAGTAAGAAAAAGGAAGAAGGACAGTCGTCTTCTGGTGGTAAATCCTACCATCAACAACAAAATAGGAACTTTAACAGAGGACGAGGTAGGGGCCGAGGAAGACCAAGTAGCGGAAGAGGTGGCCGACATAATTGTTCACATTAGCAAAATCATGAACATAACGGTTCACATCAACAAAATCGTGAACAAGGACGAGGTGTTGGTGGGAGTCGTGACTGTAGCACACTTAGATGCTACAACTGTGATGATATTGGCCATTTTGCATCAGAGTGTCGTAAGCCTCGGCGTGAGAGAAATCTACAGGAAGCACTCTTGGCACATACTCATGAAGATGAACCTACTCTTCTCATGGCAGCTTGCATGGAAGAGGTTTCTGATGTAGTGTTGCTACATGAAAAGTATGTGAACCCAAAGCTCCGGCCACAAGAAGATAAGTCTGTCAAATCCAATTTGTGGTGCTTGGATAATGGCGCTAGCAATCACATGACAGGTCAGAGATCAAAGTTTAGAGATCTGGATACAAGCATCAAGGGTCGAGTGAAGTTTGGTGATGACTCTGTGGTTCGTATCGAGGGCAAGGGTTCAATTCTATT containing:
- the LOC111897465 gene encoding uncharacterized protein LOC111897465, translating into MTTLGLLSRGIRANQVALQFEVGICQNTPMDGKKQDGQITLHYPMLAKNNYTAWAIKMKVFMQAQGVWDAVEPSDPKVTLKERKDKMAMAAIYQGIPEEMLLSLAEKKSAKEAWETLRTMYLGADRVKNAKIQTLKAEFECLMMKETWCIDDFAMKLNNIVNNIRALGETIEESYVVKKFLRAVPAKFLHIASTIEQFGDLDTMLVEEVVGRLKAHEERVHGQVDNVSTQLLLTQEEWKSRSKKKEEGQSSSGGKSYHQQQNRNFNRGRECRKPRRERNLQEALLAHTHEDEPTLLMAACMEEVSDVVLLHEKYVNPKLRPQEDKSVKSNLWCLDNGASNHMTGQRSKFRDLDTSIKGRVKFGDDSVVRIEGKGSILFQCKNGEQRLLRDVYFIPNLCNDIISLGQLAEGGNKVFRDGEILWVFHRHWKLLIKTRQSPNRLYKVTLEECEHVCLMAKMDEAAWLWHDRLGHVNFGALESMSSYVGLPVEKQK